The genome window CCACGATGAGCACGTCCACCTCGGGGGCCGCGGTGCGCACCCGCCCGACGATGAGCGGAAGATTCTCCAACTCGTTATAGGTGGGAATGATCACGAGAGTTGCATCGCTGGGACGAGGCACAGATGACTCCTTATGAACGGGGTGAGGATGAGCGTCGGCGCCACAAGGCAACGAGCATACTGAGTGTACCCAGTGCTCCCATGATAGCGATGCCGGCTTGCACCCAGAAACCGAATCGCACGGCGGGAGTCACGGTATCGCGCAGGGGCAGGGTGTCGATGAGCGTGGCGGCCTCGAAGATTCCCGTCTCCGAACGCACCTCACCGTCCGGGGCCACGATGGCCGACACCCCGGAGGTGGCGGCCACCACCACCGCGCGATCCGTTTCTATCGCGCGCAGGCGGCTCATGGCCAACTGCTGGTAGGTCATGTCCGTAAACCCAAAGGTGGCGTTATTGGTGGGCGTGGTCAAAAGCTGCGCCCCGTGGTCGATCGCGGAGCGGTACGCCTCATCAAAAATCACCTCATAGCAGGTGGCCACGCCCAGGGCTATGCCCCCCATGTGCACCACCCCGGTGCCGGTGCCGGGTTGGAAGTCCCCGGCGCGATCCACGTAGGGGGACACGTGCCGCAGCAGGCTCCGCAGCGGCATGGTCTCCCCAAAGGGTTGGAGGAACTTCTTGTGGTGATATTCCCCCGGCCCCGTGGCGGGATCGAACACCATCATGGTGTTGCGGGGCCCCTGCTCATCGGAGGTGAGCGTGCCCACTAACACGGGGGCCTGGGCAGCCGTGACTGCTCGACCCACCAGGTCTCGGGCGCGGGGATCGGTGAGCGGATTAACGTCCGCCGCGTTCTCCGGCCAGATCACCAGGTCCACGGGTTCGGAGAGTTTTTCCGTCTCCCGCACGTGATTAGTTAGCACGGCGCGGCGCTGGGCATTGAAGTCCAGCCCCATGCGGGGCACGTTGCCCTGAATGGCGGCCACCCGAACCTCCCCGGAGTCCGCGGGCTTGGGCCACTGCGCAAGGCCTATGCCCAGCCCCAGCGGAATCAGGGCGCACAAGGCGGCGAGGCGGGGCTGGGTGCGCAGGCGATAGAGCGCGCAGCCCACCAGGGCCGCGCCGAAGGTCACCAGCGCCGGGCCGCCCAAAAAGGCCAGGTGAGCCAGCGGCCCATCGACCTGCCCCCAGGCCAGGCGCACCCAGGCGAACCCGCCGAAGGGCCAGGATGAACGCGCGTATTCCACCGCAACCCACCAGGCGGGAAAGAGAATAAGGCCACCGCGCCGCAGCGCCACCCCGCCCACGCCGGTGAGGATGCCGAAGAACGCGAGCAGCACGCTCAGGGCGATATAGGGCGTGGCCCCCACGAACTCCCCCACCCACGGCAGCAGGAGCAAAAAGAGGCTGAGTGCCTGCACGAAGCCCAGCAGCGCCCCCTCGCGCAGGCTGCGGGTGGATTGGAGGGCGTGATATATAAGCCCCAGGCCAATGATCCCCGCGGGCCACCACCCCAGTGGCTCATAGGAGGCAAAAACCAGCAGCCCCGAGGCCGCCGCGGCGGCCAGGCGCCACCACATTTAGCGGAAGTCCTCCGGCTTCACGTCGCGGCTCCACCGCTGGACCTCTTCCTCATCAATGACCTCTCCCCCGGCAAAGGAACCATAGCTGGTGCGCTGGCGATAAGCGCTCACGCGCTCGAAGCTGCGCATGCCGGCCTCCTCGATCCGGGCGCGCAGCTTCCGGGCCAGGCTGCGCCGAATAAGGGAGCGCGTGGGCGGAAGGATCAGCAACAGGCCTAAGAAGGCCGTGGCGAAGCCGGGCAGGGCCATTAACACGGCACCCGTGGCGATCAGGCCGTAATTTCCCATGGCCTCCCCCGGGCGCTGTCGCCCGCTCGCGGCGGACACCGCGATGGAGCGCATTTGGTGGGTGGCCAGGAAAAGACCGCCAAAGAACACCAGGCTCAGAGCCAGCAGGGCCCAGCCCACGCCGATGAGGCGGGCCACGGCCCAAAAGGTGAGGGCCTCGGTGAGGATATAAGGTACGGCAAGAAAAAGTGGCACCCCACCAACCTACCTATATTGCCGCCACCACGCCCTGCGGGGTATCCGCCACCACCGCCGATTCCACGGCGGGGCGGGTAATCAGGGCCACCGGGATCCCCAGGGCCGCGGCCGCCGCCACGGTGGTGGCAAGGTCGGGGCGGCCGGTATCGCTGAGAATGATGCCGTCGATCTGGTGATCGCGCATGAGCTTTTTCTCCGCCGCCAGATCGCCCACCCGTGGCGGCAGCACCCGGTGTCGGGCGGGGGCCTCGCCGCGCCGGGGACGGTGCTCCTGGCGCAGCACGTAGAGGTTATCGGAATCCCCGGCGAGCGCGGGGGCGGCCTCCACCCCTTCCGTATCCACCAAGATGTGGTGCCAGTGCCGCCGGGCCCAGGCGGCGGCCTCCTGCGCGGAGGTGGCCTCTAACACCGGGGTAATATCCCAGCGCCGGGGGGAATACACCACCAGGGTCACGCCGGTGGCGTGCGCGGCCTCGGCTATATCGGCGTGTGCGGGGTCAAAGGGGTGCGTGGCGTCCACCAGCGCCTCGATCCGCTCGCGCACCACCAGGGAGGCCAACTCCGCCGGGCTGGCGGGCAGCGCGGTGGTGACCTCCCAGCCCGCGGAGTTCAGGGCCTGCACCACCCCGGAAAATCCCGCGGCACCGCCGATGACTAAGACGCGCATACGCATTATCTGACCTCCTTTTATCGGGGCATTCTACGCCACAGGGGGCGCGGTACCAGCCGCATGATGTACGCCAGGAAGCGCAGCCTACCGGGGATC of Corynebacterium sp. 21KM1197 contains these proteins:
- the lnt gene encoding apolipoprotein N-acyltransferase, with protein sequence MWWRLAAAAASGLLVFASYEPLGWWPAGIIGLGLIYHALQSTRSLREGALLGFVQALSLFLLLLPWVGEFVGATPYIALSVLLAFFGILTGVGGVALRRGGLILFPAWWVAVEYARSSWPFGGFAWVRLAWGQVDGPLAHLAFLGGPALVTFGAALVGCALYRLRTQPRLAALCALIPLGLGIGLAQWPKPADSGEVRVAAIQGNVPRMGLDFNAQRRAVLTNHVRETEKLSEPVDLVIWPENAADVNPLTDPRARDLVGRAVTAAQAPVLVGTLTSDEQGPRNTMMVFDPATGPGEYHHKKFLQPFGETMPLRSLLRHVSPYVDRAGDFQPGTGTGVVHMGGIALGVATCYEVIFDEAYRSAIDHGAQLLTTPTNNATFGFTDMTYQQLAMSRLRAIETDRAVVVAATSGVSAIVAPDGEVRSETGIFEAATLIDTLPLRDTVTPAVRFGFWVQAGIAIMGALGTLSMLVALWRRRSSSPRS
- a CDS encoding FxsA family protein → MPLFLAVPYILTEALTFWAVARLIGVGWALLALSLVFFGGLFLATHQMRSIAVSAASGRQRPGEAMGNYGLIATGAVLMALPGFATAFLGLLLILPPTRSLIRRSLARKLRARIEEAGMRSFERVSAYRQRTSYGSFAGGEVIDEEEVQRWSRDVKPEDFR
- a CDS encoding precorrin-6A/cobalt-precorrin-6A reductase yields the protein MRVLVIGGAAGFSGVVQALNSAGWEVTTALPASPAELASLVVRERIEALVDATHPFDPAHADIAEAAHATGVTLVVYSPRRWDITPVLEATSAQEAAAWARRHWHHILVDTEGVEAAPALAGDSDNLYVLRQEHRPRRGEAPARHRVLPPRVGDLAAEKKLMRDHQIDGIILSDTGRPDLATTVAAAAALGIPVALITRPAVESAVVADTPQGVVAAI